A window of Mustela nigripes isolate SB6536 chromosome 9, MUSNIG.SB6536, whole genome shotgun sequence contains these coding sequences:
- the LOC132025027 gene encoding olfactory receptor 1J1-like → MSRENQSSVSEFLLLGLPIRPEQQEVFFALFLGMYLTTVLGNLLIILLIRLDSHLHTPMYFFLSNLAFTDICFSSVTVPKMLRNMQTQHLSISYPGCISQMYFYLLFGCVDNILLAVMAYDRYVAICHPLHYTTIMKEDLCVLLVAGSWILSCGSALLHTLLLTQVSFCADNIIPHFFCSLRILLKLSCSNTSLNELAIFTAGAVVVIFPLSGILVSYGHIGASILKVPSTKGICKALSTCGSHLSVVSLFYGTIMALYFSTSSGSSNDKDMIASLMYTVVTPMLNPFIYSLRNKDMKLALGILFRNKILFT, encoded by the coding sequence ATGAGTAGGGAGAACCAGAGCAGCGTGTCCGAGTTCCTCCTCCTGGGACTCCCCATCCGGCCAGAGCAGCAGGAAGTGTTCTTTGCCCTGTTCCTGGGCATGTACCTGACCACGGTGCTGGGGAACCTGCTCATCATCCTGCTCATCAGGCTGGACTCtcacctccacacccccatgtacttcttcctcagcAACTTGGCATTCACTGACATCTGTTTCTCATCTGTCACTGTCCCAAAGATGCTGAGAAATATGCAGACTCAGCACTTGTCCATTTCCTATCCTGGATGTATTTCACAGATGTATTTTTATCTACTCTTTGGTTGTGTTGACAATATCCTTCTTGCAGTGATGGCATATGACAGGTATGTGGCCATTTGTCACCCTCTACACTATACCACCATCATGAAGGAGGACCTGTGTGTGCTGCTGGTGGCTGGCTCCTGGATTCTCTCCTGTGGCAGTGCCCTCTTGCACACCCTCCTCCTGACTCAGGTGTCTTTCTGTGCTGACAACATCATTCCCCACTTTTTCTGTAGCCTCCGCATCCTACTCAAGTTGTCCTGCTCCAACACCTCTCTTAATGAGCTGGCCATATTTACTGCAGGGGCTGTGGTTGTCATTTTTCCATTGAGTGGTATCTTGGTCTCTTATGGCCACATTGGGGCCTCTATTCTGAAGGTCCCCTCTACCAAAGGTATCTGCAAAGCCTTGTCCACCTGTGGCTCCCACCTCTCTGTGGTATCTCTATTCTATGGAACAATTATGGCACTATACTTTTCCACCTCATCAGGTAGCTCTAATGACAAAGACATGATTGCCTCACTGATGTATACAGTGGTCACTCCCATGTTGAATCCCTTCATCTACAGCCTAAGGAACAAAGACATGAAATTGGCTCTGGGGAttcttttcagaaacaaaatccTTTTCACCTAG